From Solidesulfovibrio carbinoliphilus subsp. oakridgensis, the proteins below share one genomic window:
- a CDS encoding YgjV family protein produces the protein MDFTSPAQLVGYVAFVLGVAAFAQRIDWRLKLLVATECAVYTLHFYLLGNNAASLSAGLSTLRMFASLKTRSPWVAAFFLVSNIGLGAALATSAMSWFSIAAGVCGTVAVFFLTGIGMRAVLFLATLCWLANNILSGSIGGTLLESIIAVVNGATMLRLWRGRRSRPKAKTRGKRF, from the coding sequence ATGGATTTCACCTCCCCTGCCCAACTTGTCGGCTACGTCGCCTTCGTGCTTGGCGTGGCGGCCTTTGCCCAGCGCATCGACTGGCGGCTCAAGCTCCTGGTCGCCACCGAATGCGCCGTCTACACCCTGCACTTCTACCTGCTCGGCAACAACGCGGCCTCGCTCTCGGCCGGGCTGTCGACGCTTCGCATGTTCGCCTCGCTCAAAACCCGCTCCCCCTGGGTGGCGGCCTTTTTCCTGGTCTCCAACATCGGGCTCGGCGCGGCGCTCGCCACCTCGGCCATGAGCTGGTTTTCCATCGCGGCCGGGGTGTGCGGCACGGTGGCGGTCTTTTTCCTGACCGGCATCGGCATGCGGGCCGTGCTCTTCCTGGCCACGCTGTGCTGGCTGGCCAACAATATCCTGTCGGGCTCGATCGGGGGAACGCTGCTCGAATCGATCATCGCCGTGGTCAACGGCGCGACCATGCTGCGGCTGTGGCGGGGAAGGCGCTCGCGGCCCAAAGCAAAGACGCGGGGGAAACGCTTTTAA
- a CDS encoding sensor histidine kinase produces MSAKDVVDTLTVLSAGASDDPSVLDRHVLEAVARRIHKKMDDYEAYSFTALQSISLNIFFDLAQEFPTVEHLYAVCLLIPKMFFDMECNLYVLDNKSGAIRRCAYRCLDADAGELADLPFPQKTVIREDRLLIPIKGNHELISQLPFTPREDVFGMLEIFPVSRLTEHDRLFFERYANRFGYQLHNRILANKNKEHLQFIRSLVKDIGHNVIVPNIYFKLYYKRLRSKIDLLKFFEWKLKQTFEGETPPGEALSPAHDKLLRDLGYIHEGLMDQYRQILTHYEQTSLFLETLLRRSHFEEGRYVLEKRACNFKKQVIDLQLERYRPRFEERGIEIDTSLGGVPDQEIEVVVDIGLVSQVYANLFSNAVKYTREVTDATGRKRRFISFGWERKENFFGPGRDGIKLNVFTSGPPIPPETAAHLFEEGVRGENASGEYGTGHGLYFIREVVRLHGGVEGYEATSLGNNFFFILPMDPVL; encoded by the coding sequence ATGAGCGCCAAGGACGTCGTCGACACCCTCACGGTCCTGAGCGCCGGCGCTTCGGATGACCCCTCCGTGCTCGACCGGCATGTGCTCGAGGCCGTGGCCCGGCGCATCCACAAGAAGATGGACGACTACGAGGCTTACAGCTTCACGGCCCTCCAGAGCATCTCGCTCAACATCTTTTTCGACCTGGCCCAGGAGTTCCCGACCGTCGAACACCTGTATGCCGTGTGCCTGCTCATTCCGAAGATGTTTTTCGACATGGAGTGCAACCTCTATGTCCTGGACAACAAAAGCGGGGCCATCCGGCGCTGCGCCTACCGGTGCCTGGACGCCGACGCCGGGGAGCTGGCCGATCTGCCCTTTCCCCAGAAGACCGTGATCCGCGAGGACCGGCTCCTTATTCCCATCAAGGGCAACCACGAGCTCATTTCCCAACTGCCGTTCACGCCCCGCGAGGATGTCTTCGGCATGCTGGAGATCTTTCCGGTCAGCCGGCTGACCGAGCACGACCGGCTCTTTTTCGAACGCTACGCCAACCGGTTCGGCTACCAGCTCCACAACCGCATCCTGGCCAACAAGAACAAGGAGCACCTGCAGTTCATCCGCAGCCTGGTGAAAGACATCGGGCACAACGTCATTGTCCCCAACATCTATTTCAAGCTCTACTACAAGCGGCTGCGCTCCAAGATCGACCTGCTGAAATTTTTCGAGTGGAAGCTCAAGCAGACTTTCGAGGGCGAGACGCCGCCCGGCGAGGCGTTAAGTCCCGCCCACGACAAGCTCCTGCGGGATCTCGGCTATATCCATGAAGGCCTCATGGACCAGTACCGCCAGATCCTCACCCACTACGAGCAGACGAGCCTCTTTCTGGAGACGCTCCTGCGGCGGTCGCACTTCGAGGAAGGCCGGTACGTGCTGGAAAAGCGGGCCTGCAACTTCAAGAAGCAGGTCATCGACCTGCAGCTCGAACGCTACCGGCCCCGGTTCGAGGAGCGGGGCATCGAGATCGACACCTCCCTGGGCGGGGTGCCGGACCAGGAGATCGAGGTGGTGGTGGACATAGGGCTCGTCAGCCAGGTCTACGCCAACCTTTTTTCCAATGCCGTCAAGTACACCCGCGAGGTGACCGACGCCACCGGCCGCAAGCGGCGGTTCATCTCCTTTGGCTGGGAGCGCAAGGAAAATTTCTTCGGCCCGGGCCGCGACGGCATAAAGCTCAACGTCTTCACGTCCGGCCCGCCCATCCCGCCGGAAACCGCCGCCCACCTCTTCGAGGAGGGCGTCCGGGGCGAGAACGCCTCGGGCGAATACGGCACCGGCCACGGCCTCTACTTCATCCGCGAAGTGGTCCGCCTGCACGGCGGGGTCGAAGGCTACGAAGCCACGTCGCTTGGCAACAACTTCTTCTTTATCCTGCCCATGGACCCGGTGTTGTAA
- a CDS encoding P-II family nitrogen regulator — protein MKKIEAIIKPFKLDEVKDALDKLGIHGLTVTEVRGYGRQKGHVEAYRGIEYQVQFNAKVKLEVVVSDSLAEKAVTAIRDTANTGNIGDGKIFIYPLEGVVRIRTGESGDAAI, from the coding sequence ATGAAAAAAATCGAAGCCATCATCAAGCCGTTCAAGCTCGACGAAGTCAAAGACGCCCTGGACAAGCTCGGCATCCACGGCCTGACCGTCACCGAGGTCCGCGGCTACGGCCGCCAGAAAGGCCACGTCGAGGCCTATCGCGGCATCGAGTACCAGGTGCAGTTCAACGCCAAGGTCAAACTCGAAGTCGTGGTCTCCGACAGCCTGGCCGAAAAAGCCGTGACCGCCATCCGCGACACGGCCAACACCGGCAACATCGGCGACGGCAAGATCTTCATCTACCCGCTCGAAGGCGTGGTCCGCATCCGCACCGGCGAATCCGGCGACGCGGCTATTTAA
- a CDS encoding HPP family protein, translating to MNFFQKMRGAGQSPPRVGWSEIVWSFAGAFGGIGAVAWLHQAVADPAGLSMLIGSFGASAVLLYGAPKSPLAQPRNLLGGHVLSALFGVTVRLAVPGPAWLVCALAVAGAIALMHATKTLHPPGGATALIAVTGGPKLAALGYLYVLMPALSGAAVMLVVALLANNLARGRRYPEYWL from the coding sequence ATGAACTTTTTCCAAAAGATGCGCGGCGCGGGCCAGAGTCCGCCCCGGGTCGGCTGGTCGGAAATCGTCTGGTCGTTCGCGGGGGCCTTTGGCGGCATCGGGGCCGTGGCCTGGCTGCACCAGGCCGTGGCCGATCCGGCCGGGCTGTCCATGCTGATCGGCTCGTTCGGGGCCTCGGCCGTGCTGCTATACGGCGCGCCCAAAAGCCCGCTGGCCCAGCCGAGAAACCTGCTCGGCGGGCATGTCCTGTCCGCCCTTTTCGGGGTCACGGTCCGGCTGGCCGTGCCGGGTCCGGCCTGGCTGGTCTGCGCCCTGGCCGTGGCCGGGGCCATCGCCCTCATGCACGCGACCAAGACCCTCCATCCGCCGGGCGGGGCCACGGCCCTCATTGCCGTGACCGGCGGCCCGAAGCTGGCGGCCCTCGGCTACCTCTACGTCCTTATGCCGGCGTTAAGCGGCGCGGCCGTCATGCTGGTCGTGGCCCTTCTCGCCAACAACCTGGCCCGTGGCCGGCGCTATCCCGAATACTGGCTCTAG
- a CDS encoding CBS domain-containing protein: MAHEHPRAVGPDALAVEDILDAMRHIGGYIDVSPADALALYRLAYAHAAARLARDLPVADIMTRDVVTTGPGRTVLEAARAMARAGVSGLPVTDGPAVVGVLSTKDLLGLLGLDAAARPAALLARLLDPDACQAPAVSGRGDTRVAEVMTAPALTVGPDRPRSEAAALMAERQVNRLPVLDAGGRLVGIVSRGDVVRSCRGILGGTGESAGCPA, from the coding sequence ATGGCTCACGAACACCCCCGGGCCGTCGGCCCGGACGCCCTCGCCGTCGAGGACATCCTCGACGCCATGCGCCACATCGGCGGCTACATCGACGTGTCCCCGGCCGACGCCCTGGCCCTCTACCGGCTGGCCTACGCCCATGCCGCGGCCCGGCTGGCCCGCGATCTGCCGGTCGCCGACATCATGACCCGCGACGTGGTGACGACCGGCCCCGGCCGCACCGTGCTCGAGGCGGCAAGGGCCATGGCCCGGGCCGGCGTGTCGGGCCTGCCGGTCACGGACGGTCCGGCCGTGGTCGGGGTCCTGTCCACCAAGGACCTGCTCGGCCTGCTCGGCCTCGACGCCGCGGCCCGGCCGGCCGCCCTGCTCGCCCGGCTCCTCGATCCGGACGCCTGCCAGGCTCCGGCCGTTTCGGGACGCGGCGACACCCGGGTGGCCGAGGTCATGACCGCCCCGGCCCTGACCGTCGGCCCGGACAGGCCCCGGTCCGAGGCGGCGGCCCTCATGGCCGAACGGCAGGTCAACCGGCTGCCTGTCCTCGATGCCGGCGGCCGGCTCGTTGGCATCGTCAGCCGGGGCGACGTGGTCCGGTCCTGCCGGGGCATCCTCGGCGGGACCGGCGAAAGCGCGGGGTGTCCGGCATGA
- a CDS encoding molybdopterin-guanine dinucleotide biosynthesis protein MobB: MKGVQILGFKKSGKTTLCEDLLRRFAQKGLAACALKCTHNPGLDKEDTDTDRFLPHCRAVGAIAGQESAIFWQGQRDVADMVSLLAGDVLVMEGGREHALAPRVLVLHDAAEAEKLSDPGLVLAVFGPVAVPGLPHMTDVDALAELVLERGFVLPGLDCGACGREDCGTLAADILAGRATVADCATRAAAMTVTVGDRSLELNPFVERILRSGIRGLLSELKGFSPGPITIRIG; encoded by the coding sequence ATGAAAGGCGTGCAGATTCTCGGATTCAAGAAATCCGGCAAGACCACCCTGTGCGAGGACCTGCTGCGGCGGTTCGCCCAAAAGGGCCTGGCCGCCTGCGCGCTCAAGTGCACGCACAACCCGGGCCTGGACAAGGAAGACACGGACACGGACCGGTTCTTGCCCCACTGCCGGGCCGTGGGGGCCATTGCCGGGCAGGAGAGCGCCATCTTCTGGCAGGGGCAGCGCGACGTGGCCGACATGGTATCGCTTTTGGCCGGCGATGTCCTGGTCATGGAAGGCGGCCGCGAGCACGCCCTGGCTCCCCGGGTCCTGGTGCTTCACGATGCGGCCGAGGCGGAAAAGCTGTCGGACCCGGGGCTGGTCCTGGCCGTCTTCGGCCCGGTGGCCGTGCCCGGGCTGCCCCACATGACCGACGTGGACGCCCTGGCCGAGTTGGTCCTGGAGCGGGGCTTCGTGCTGCCGGGCCTGGACTGCGGGGCCTGCGGCCGCGAGGACTGCGGGACGCTCGCCGCCGACATCCTGGCCGGCCGGGCGACCGTTGCCGACTGCGCCACCCGGGCCGCCGCCATGACCGTCACCGTCGGCGACCGGTCCCTGGAACTCAACCCCTTTGTGGAACGCATCCTGCGGTCCGGCATCCGGGGCCTGCTGTCCGAACTGAAGGGCTTTTCCCCGGGCCCGATCACCATCCGCATCGGCTGA
- a CDS encoding energy-coupling factor ABC transporter ATP-binding protein, with translation MTALYELTDVTQRYGGRQVLRIPALSIAPGTITCLAGPNGGGKSTLLRLLAFLEAPAGGTIRYQGRETAGREFDLRGEVTYFPQEPYLLKRSVRANVGYGLAIRGVPDARARVDAALVAVGLDPARFGGRLWHQLSGGEVKRVALAARLALRPRVLLLDEPTANLDRDSAELVRQAVVAAREEHGTTLVVSGHDHPWLRAIQDDMLWLRDGALAAPPAGEWDRGPGRRAAATDSQGREKP, from the coding sequence ATGACCGCCCTCTACGAACTCACGGACGTGACGCAACGCTACGGCGGCCGGCAGGTGCTGCGCATCCCCGCACTGTCCATCGCCCCGGGCACCATCACCTGCCTGGCCGGCCCCAACGGCGGCGGCAAGAGCACGCTTTTGCGCCTGCTCGCCTTTCTCGAAGCCCCGGCCGGGGGAACCATCCGCTACCAGGGCCGGGAGACGGCCGGCCGGGAATTCGACCTGCGCGGGGAAGTCACCTATTTCCCCCAGGAACCGTATCTGCTCAAGCGCTCGGTCCGGGCCAACGTGGGCTACGGGCTGGCCATCCGGGGCGTGCCGGACGCCCGGGCCCGGGTGGACGCGGCGCTCGTCGCCGTGGGCCTCGATCCGGCCCGTTTCGGCGGCCGGCTGTGGCACCAGCTGTCCGGGGGCGAGGTCAAACGGGTGGCCCTGGCCGCCCGGCTGGCCCTGCGGCCCCGGGTGCTCTTGCTCGACGAGCCCACGGCCAACCTGGACCGCGACAGCGCGGAGCTGGTGCGCCAGGCCGTGGTCGCGGCCCGGGAGGAGCATGGCACGACCCTTGTGGTCAGCGGCCACGACCATCCCTGGCTGCGGGCCATCCAGGACGACATGCTGTGGCTGCGCGACGGCGCGCTGGCCGCCCCGCCGGCGGGCGAGTGGGACAGGGGGCCCGGGCGCCGGGCCGCCGCAACCGACAGCCAAGGGAGAGAAAAACCATGA
- a CDS encoding ABC transporter permease produces the protein MDYILGGLYQAFVLLLHGDPETFSAVWTTLATTFEAMAATLALGAPAGFLLGYADFPGKRAVRLCVETFLSFPTVVIGLVVYALISRRGPLGDWGLLFTVPGMAVGLTILGLPIVIALTAQAVESLDARLRPTLLTLGARPRHVFFATLSEARFGMLLATTAAFGRIVSEIGISMMLGGNIKWDTRTITTAIALETGKGEFATGIALGMVLMAIAFLVNLAATAFRRRSAA, from the coding sequence ATGGACTATATCCTAGGCGGTTTGTATCAGGCGTTCGTGCTGCTGTTGCACGGCGATCCGGAAACCTTTTCCGCGGTCTGGACCACGCTGGCCACCACCTTCGAGGCCATGGCCGCGACGCTTGCGCTCGGGGCCCCGGCCGGGTTCCTGCTCGGGTATGCCGACTTTCCGGGCAAGCGGGCGGTGCGGCTTTGCGTGGAGACCTTTTTGTCCTTCCCGACGGTCGTCATCGGCCTCGTGGTCTACGCCCTGATCTCCAGGCGGGGGCCGCTCGGAGACTGGGGGCTTCTCTTCACGGTCCCGGGCATGGCCGTCGGCCTCACCATCCTCGGGCTCCCCATCGTCATCGCCCTGACCGCCCAGGCCGTGGAAAGCCTGGACGCCAGGCTGCGGCCGACGCTTTTGACGCTCGGGGCCAGGCCGCGCCACGTCTTCTTCGCCACCCTGTCCGAGGCCCGCTTCGGCATGCTCCTGGCCACCACCGCCGCCTTCGGCCGCATCGTCTCGGAGATCGGCATTTCCATGATGCTTGGCGGCAACATCAAGTGGGACACCCGCACCATCACCACGGCCATCGCCCTTGAGACCGGCAAGGGCGAGTTCGCCACCGGCATCGCGCTTGGCATGGTGCTCATGGCCATCGCCTTCCTGGTCAACCTGGCCGCCACGGCCTTTCGCCGGAGGTCGGCCGCATGA